The stretch of DNA TTCTTGGCTGCCTTGGTTTTGCCTGGGCGGCTGTCTGGTACGTAGTCTTTCGCGACTATCCTGAGGAGTGCAAGCTGGTCTCTGACAGCGAACTGAACTATATTCGCGAGGGAAAAGTCGGCGACCGGAAACAATCATCCGCCGCGATCAGACATGCTGAGTTGAGCGGGGGCGCGACAACCTGGCGCTTCATGCTATCGAATCCATCGTTGATGTCTAACAATGTCGCCTTCTTCTCTTTTGGCTACTTATTATTCTTCGCTCTGACGTGGCTTCCCGGCTATCTCGAACAGACGTACCACTTACATGTCAAAGAAGCTGGCATCTACTCAATTGCTCCCTGGTTGACTGCTGGAATATTATTGCCATCTGCAGGCTGGCTTTCTGACTATCTGCTCAAGAAAACCGGCAGTTATAGAGCATCGAGAACACACATGATCTGGATGTGCCAGTTGGCGTCGGCTCTTTGCTTTGTTCCGCTAATGTTCAGCCCATCGCTCGAACTGGCGATTACGATGATTTCACTCGGTCTGGGTCTGGGATTGATGCCCAACGCCGCATTTTACGCGCTCAATTGCGATCTCGCCAAAGACCGCGTCGGCACCAGCCTTGGTATCATGGACTGCTTTTTCGCAGTAGCAGGAGTTCTGGCGCCTTGGTTCACCGGTGTCATCGCCACCGCCACGAATAATTTCAGCGCCGCATTCGGTGTGCTGATTGCGTTTACTTTGATATCGGTTGTCAGCGTAGTTATATTCCAAAAGCCTGATGGCAAAACGTCCAGTTAACCAAGTCTGGGCTGAATCATTGTGTCTCATATACAAATTCGAACATCCCTCTGAGAAAATTTCAGAGGGATACCGCGGCTGCTGGATGTAACCGGCTCAACTGACAGCTAATATCTTGCCAGTTGAAAGCAAAGGCAATCGAGGCGGAAGCAACAATGAAGGTGAAGATTGAAGTTCTGGCAGAAAATATGGATGAAGCTCGAATCGCTGAAGTAGAACTTGAGCAAATCCTCAGTCTGGTTGCAAGTAACCACGACGCACCGAGCGACATATTGAATGTCATGAGCAAAGCAAAGTCGACTGGAGTGTTGATGGAAGTAGCAGAAAATCCTAATACTGATTTAGACACGTTGGAAAAACTGATCGCCGATAAGAGCCCCGAGGTGAGAGCAGCGGTTGCTCAACACCCGAATGCAATCACATTTGTATGGAAGCTGGCGACAGACGAAAGTCCGCTGGTGCGTTATTGCCTGGCAATGAATCCAAACTTTCCTGAACACGTCTACCAGACACTGGCAAAAGATGAAAACTATCGAGTGGCTCGCAGAGCCAAAAGAACGCTATCCAGGGTGAAGGCGGCAGACAGCCTGGTGGCAAATATCGCGCATTTTTTCACCGCACGGAAAGCAAGCTAACCAGCCGCTAGAAGAAGTCGTTAGTTAGAGGCTTGCGGGAAAGGCACGGACTGCTTGTTACTTTGCTGACCTTGCTGTGGTTGCGGACCTTGCGGATACGAGCTTTGCGGGTATGGTCCCTGTGGATACGATCCCGGCGCATACGATCCCGGGGGATACGCGCCCTGTGGATACGAGCCTTGTGGATACGAGCCTTGCGGATACGCTCCCTGTGGATACGAGCCCGGCGGATACGAGCCTTGCGGATACGCTCCCTGCGGATACGAGGCAGGCGGGTACGAGCCTTGCGGATACGCTCCCTGCGGATACGAGGCAGGCGGGTACGAGCCTTGAGGGTAAGAAGCTGGTGGGTATGAGCCCGGTGGATACGATCCCGATGGATACGAGCCTTGCGGATACGAGCCCTGAGGATACGCTCCTTGCGGATACGAGCCTTGCGGATACGATCCCTGCGGATACGAGCCTTGCGGATACGATCCCTGCGGAATCGTGCCCTGCTGGTATAT from Candidatus Melainabacteria bacterium encodes:
- a CDS encoding MFS transporter, whose product is MVQINTETVSPPKSDLRTDGNYRWIMIALGFAITLICYLDRSALSWAITPIKKEFGFTDQDFGAIASSFGIGYMIMTVGGGIVVDKWGARKVWPAAAILWSGCTALMGLASNFWLFYLFRMMLGVAEGPHFPALTRVVADWLPLSERGRATAIGLSAVPISMVIGAPLLSNMVASLGWKVMFGILGCLGFAWAAVWYVVFRDYPEECKLVSDSELNYIREGKVGDRKQSSAAIRHAELSGGATTWRFMLSNPSLMSNNVAFFSFGYLLFFALTWLPGYLEQTYHLHVKEAGIYSIAPWLTAGILLPSAGWLSDYLLKKTGSYRASRTHMIWMCQLASALCFVPLMFSPSLELAITMISLGLGLGLMPNAAFYALNCDLAKDRVGTSLGIMDCFFAVAGVLAPWFTGVIATATNNFSAAFGVLIAFTLISVVSVVIFQKPDGKTSS